TGAAACGTACCAGaaatgcttgtttttctttccccccaAACAAGTGTAATGAATGTCAAAGTGTTGATGCTAATTAAGATCCTGATTCCATATTGTGAAGTCTCAGATTCTGCTTCATTAATTGTAGCACTGGCAGCTGTTTTGCACAATAGTGCATATTAAAACGAAGGCAGCCTGACAGCAAATATCGGAGGAAGGGGGATTTTAAAAACCAGCTTAATGAATCGCTGCCCTTTAAGAACTTGAGCAAAGATTAACATCCCCTGAGGCTTCTGCACGCAGACCCTCACCAATGATCTTCCAGAAGGAACATTTCCTGGCTGACAGTGTTGTTTCAGATTATAACTCAGTGGTGATGCTTTGCTGACATTTTAGATGATGCAGACAAGCCCTATGATGAATAGCATCACCAAAACttataaagcaaaaaaattaCAGTGACTTGAAACCCTGAATTTTTGCTGGCAAAAGTAAATGCTATTCATGAGAAGACAGCAGCTAGGCCCTGCCTCACCGCCACCATAAACCCTACGTCATAAAACCAGTCCAAAATGTGTCATTTCAAAGAAATAGGTTTTCAGGCCCACAATGGAAGAGTTCATCAAGGCTTTGCAGCTGGAGGTTTAAAAATTCCCACTTTCCGAAAATATCTGACAATCAGGGGCACGGAAAACAAGGTAATGCTGATTCTCACGGGTGCAAACAGCTTGTGGATGGCATAGGCCACCACGAAAGTACTTGTGCCTGCTGCCATTTTCGACTGTACCAGTGACTCTTTAAACCCGAGTTTAAGCAGGATGGCTGACATGTCCACACCACTGGAGGGGAGAGAGGCAAACAGACAAACACAAAAGATGTTTACTACAGCAAGGGATGGAGTTAACCGATCAATTTGGCTATGACATttacagtactttaaaaaatgtgatgaaAGTAGCTAGATGAATATAAAGTCTTAGGAAAAAAGTTCCTATTCCCAAAGACACTTGGATGACAACgaaaaacaaatatctattaCTGTCAACATCTTACCTTGAAACAACCGTGTAAAACATGCCCAAAGAGATTAACGAGATTCCAATGTGCAGTGACACGCCCACGGCACCATATTCTTGAAAAATCTTTTTCAGCTGCTGCGACttgctttgctttttctcctCCGTACTGCTCACGCTGCCGCCTGTT
The DNA window shown above is from Kogia breviceps isolate mKogBre1 chromosome 14, mKogBre1 haplotype 1, whole genome shotgun sequence and carries:
- the FAM210B gene encoding protein FAM210B, mitochondrial isoform X1 codes for the protein MAGLLALLCPTGRVGARVRSRATWLLGAAAPRAPPPVFLPLLGPGLDVPLLRAARGNCHGRQDTSKITVTTGGSVSSTEEKKQSKSQQLKKIFQEYGAVGVSLHIGISLISLGMFYTVVSSGVDMSAILLKLGFKESLVQSKMAAGTSTFVVAYAIHKLFAPVRISITLFSVPLIVRYFRKVGIFKPPAAKP